TGCATGGCAATTGCCAAGAATGCCACAAGAAACTGAAGGCTCAAAACCCCCAGAGCACAGCTCCCACGACCTGCGTCCAGTGCCATCCGAAAAAGGAAGGTCAAAGCTAAAGAGCCTTCAAAAGGTCCACATGCTTTAAACCCTCTCCCCCTTGATTCCAAAGGCGGAGAGGGTTTTTTCTTCATGAAACGTTGGCTTATGAAAAATATGGACGCAAAAAGGCCCGGAAGATGGGAGCATCTTCCGGGCCTTTTTCTGTCGCCTTTAAGGCCTCAGCGGCCTTTAGACTTCTTCGACCGTGATGGCGTCGCTTTCGCACACCTCCACACAGCTTTCGCAGCCGAGGCATTCGTCCTCATTGACGGGCTCGGCCTTGCCGTCCACGAGCTCGTAGACGTCCACGGGACACACATCCACGCACTCGCCGTCGCCGGTGCACTTGCTCTTGTCTACCGTCACTTTAAACATGATACATCGTCCTCCTCGTGTGATCTTGTGAAAACTCGGCGGCAGGCCGTCCCTCCGCCCGTACGGTTTGGCTCATGCCGTCATGGCCTTTACTGACCTGGCCGGGCAAAGTCAAGAAAAATTAGGTTCCCTTCCTCGGGTCCCGTTCGTGATTCTTTTCTCATGCCCCAAGACCAAAAAGGCCTGCCGTCTTTCTTTTCGGGCTATGTCTAACGTCTTGAAAAGCCCCCCGAAGGGCTGAAGAAAAACCCTTCGGGGAAGCGCTCTCTCTGCTTACACGCAGCCCGTAGGTTTCGGCAGGCCGGCCATCTTACATGCACCCTTTCCCGGTCCGCTCGGAAAGAGCTCGTAGATGTATTTAAGCTTGTAACCGGTCACCTTGGTGAGGATCCGGACCATGGGAGCGATCCCGTGCTTACGGTAGTAGTCCTGAAGCACATGGATGATTTTCCAGTGTTCTTCCGTCAGCTCTTGAATGCCTTCCGATTCCTTGACGTACTCGACCCATTCCGGGCACCAGTTGTCAAAGCTGTCGATGAAGCCATCTTCGTCAAGGTTGAACACTTTCCCTTTGTACTCAACTTGTGCCATGGAAGCAACCTCCTTTGTTTTGGAATCTTCCGTAGACAACCGTCATACGGGGCTCTGTCCTATGAGGGATCTTGCCAAACAGTCTTGCATCACCCCCCCTTCCCGGCTTGCCCGGTATCGCCTGGCAGCTTGGACCATCCCTTGGGCCCAGGCTTCACAGCCCAAGGCATGCAGGTGGCTATAAGTTGCCAGCACGTTTTTATAGCATACTCCATCGCGACCTTCCAAGACCCCGAATCCCTTTTTCACACGAAAAGCGCATTCCACAAGTCCATGCACATCGACCACTCGTGAATAATGGAATTCGTGCCCTTTAAGCTCAATCCCTTCAGGAAAAAACGGTGTTTCTCGAATCGATTCCAACACCGTGTAGCCGTGTCCCTGAGGCTTCGTGCCCATGAGCACGGAAAAGGGAAAAATTCCTACCATGGGATAAAGTCCCTGAGCCGTCTGAATACCTTGGGAAAGATACATCAGACCCCCGCATTCCGCATAAACGGGAAGCCCATTTTCGACAGCCTCTTGAACGGATTTTCTAAAGGTCACATTGGCCACGAGAAGGGAAAGGTGCGTTTCAGGAAACCCTCCACCTATATAAAGCGCATCCACGTCAGGCAAGACGGGTGTCGTCGTGCTGTCCATGAACACCAACTGCGCACCCGCTACTTGAAGGGCTTCCAAATTGTCCGGATAATAGAACTGAAAAACCCGATCTTGAATCACGCCGATACGAACGGGCTCAAAAAAACCACGGCTCAAGCCCTGTGGGAGCGCCTCAGCAGGCTGCCCCAGTGGCTCCGCGGTACGTGCCACATCGAGAATGCCATCCACATCCACATACCGCAGCATGCATTCGGAGAGCCTCTCCAAGGTGTCCTGCAAACACAGGTGTTCCTGAACCGGCAATAGCCCCATGTGACGTTCGGGAAACATAATCCCCACATCTTTGGGAAGCACCCCGAGAACAGGAACGCCGCAATCCCTGCGAATGGATTCTGCAACAACCCTTTCATGGCGGGATCCGGCAACGCGATTGAGCACCACTCCCGCCACGTTCACTTGGGTATCCAGGCGCTGGCATCCCAGAACCATAGCGGCGGCGGTTCGCGTCACCTTGGTGACATCCAAGACAAGGACCACGGGGGCTTTGAGAAGCTTGGCCAGTTCGGCCGAAGAACAGGTTCCTCGAGCATCCACCCCGTCGTAAAGCCCTCGGTTTCCCTCGATGAGAGCCACATCCGCCCCTCGAGCCCGATGCACGAGGGATTGCAGGATTTTCTTTGGGGTCATCAAGTAAGGATCGAGGTTGTAGCAGGGTGAGGAGGCCGCACAACTGAGCCATCCCGCGTCAATGTAGTCCGGGCCTTTCTTGAAAGGCACGACACGCAGCCCCTTTCCTCGAGTCAGAGCGGCGGCGAGGCCGGTGGACACCAGCGTCTTGCCGGCTCCTCCCCGCAAGGCTGCGATCAACAGACGCGGAGTGTTGTGCAGCATCGTCGGTTCACCAGCGGTGCCGCCAGCCTTTTGCAGGGCCGGCGGCACCTGCCTTTTTAGAACTTGAACTGCGTTGTGGTCCGCCAGGTCATCATGGCGAGCCTGTAGTCGTCAATGTGCTCATGGCGGAATTCGATTCCTGTCTTTTCAAAGAACCGTTCCCACCCGATGCGTTCGATCCACTCCCCGACACGCTCATAGCGACGTGCATCGGAAGCGTAGGTTTCCAGCATCTTCTTGATCGTTTGAACCGTTGTCGGCCAACGCGGCGGTTCGTTGGGAATATAGGGCACGGCCAGCTTGGAGAACTTAGGCGGCACACGGGAGTTGGACACTTTGCCACCCACCCACAGAGCGATACCGTCACCTTCGCCGTCCGCCAAGGGCAGGGCCGGACACATGGTGTAGCAGTTCCCGCAGAACATACAGCGGTTTTCGTTGATCTCGACGCTCTTGTAGTCCCCGACCTTTTTCGGCTTGATGGCGGCCGTCGGACACGCCGCGATGACCAACGGAATTTCGCAAACGTTCTGGACACGTTCGTGCTCGATGATGGGCGGTTTACGGTGCACACCCAGAATCGCGATATCCGAACAATGGACGGCGCCGCACATGTTCAAGCAGCAGGCCAGAGAGATACGCACCTGGGCCGGCAGCTTATGCGAACCGAAATACTCAAACAGTTCGTCCATGACCGCCTTGACGATACCTGAAGCATCGATGGCCGGAGTATGGCAATGGACCCAACCTTGGGTATGAACGACGTTGGTTACGCTGGCACCAGTACCGCCGATGGGGAACCAGTTGCCACGGCTCTTCAGATCGTCGATCAGAGGTTTGAGCTTGGCTTTGTCATCGACCATGAATTCGATGTTGTTTCGAGTCGTCCAGCGCACATAGCCGCCGCAGTGCTTGTCGGCGATATCGCAGACCTCTCGAATCAAGTCCACCGAAAGGAGACGAGCCGCACCCACGCGTACCGTGTAGACTTCGGCGCCGGTTTCGGAGACGTGGACCAGAACACCCGGCTCCAAAATTTCATGGTATTTCCATTTACCGTAGTTTTCCTTGATAAATGGAGGGAAGAACTTGTCGTATTTCGGGGGACCGATATCGGTAAGACGATCTTTCATGATGTCACTAGGATCGAATGGCATGGTGTCTCCTCCTATGCATGATGCCGTTCGCGGTAAGCCTTCCCATCGCGTTCCCAGCCGCCAGGGACGTCCGCAGGATCGTAAAAGATGTAAGGATTAAAGCGAGGCGTATTGATCATGCGCGGATCGGGTTCCACCTCCACGGCCTTCAGGAATTCCCTCAAGCCGAGCCGCTGAATGAGTTCACCCAAACGCTCGCGGTTCTTGCCGTTTTCCATCCACCAATCCCACATCTTTTCCACGAAAGAGTGAAATTCTTCGTAAGGCGGTTCCATCTTCATGAAAGGAATGATGACGCTGGAAAGCTGGGCACCCTCCAAAATGGGGGCTTTGGCGCCGCACAAAATGGTAGCGCCCACGTCGGTACCCGGCCGCAAGGCACGAGGCATCACGTTGATGCAATGCATGCAGCGCGTACAGTCTTCATCCCAAATTTTCAGGTTCTTGCCGTCCCATTCCATGCAGCGGGTAGGACAGAGGTCGATGACTTCCTTTTGAATGTCCAGTTTACGTTTTTCAAACCCGTGGGATCCCCCGTTGGGAACCAGTTCGCCACCCACATACGCGCGCACGGCTTCCTGATCAATGCGGATTTTGTCCCTCCAGGTTCCGATGATAGAGCAATCGGCCCGGGCAATGGCCGCCACGCAGTCGTTGGGGCATCCAGAAGCCTTAAACTTAAACTTGTAGGGGAACATGGGACGATGAAGCTCGTCCTGATACCGCATCGTGATGTCATAAATGATGTCTTGGGTGTCCAGACAAGACCATTCGCAACGGGCTTTGCCCACACAGCCTTCCGGAGTCCGCATGTTGGATCCGGAACCGCCCAGGTCCATGCCCAGCTCATGGGTCAGCCGGTAAAAGATGGGCTCCAACTGATCCGTAGTGGTCCCAAGCAAAATCACGTCGCCGGTGGAGCCATGCATGTTGGTCAAGCCGCTGCCGTGTTCTTCCCAAATGTCGCACAGCTTGCGGAGCACTTCGGATGTGTAGAACTTGCTTGCCGGCTGATTGACACGCATGGTGTGGAAATGGGCCACGTTGGGGAAGAGATCCGGCCGGTCACAGTACCGCCCGATCACGCCGCCTCCGTAACCGAAAACGCCCACGATGCCGCCGTGCTTCCAGTGCCCCTCTTTGTGCTCATAGGACATTTCCAAGAGCCCCAGAAGGTCTTCGCACATGGGTTTTCTGGCCGCCACGCGCTTGATGTCGGTCACGAAGCTCGGCCATGGACCCTTTTCCAGTTCATCAAGCATTGGGGTCGCATGCTTTAAAGCCATCCTTCTACCTCCTTAAGAGAATGAGAAAACCCGCTTACACACACCGACGCCCCAAAAAGCGTTCGGTCCCGGCAGCCTTTGATCCAGCTTACACCTTGAGCCAGAACCTGCTTCTTTGGGCGAACACCCCTAAAACTATTTCATTTTTTCTTCTTCAGCCGCCACATCGTCCACGCCGGGCAGCATGTAAAGGGTCGTGCTGCCGCTCGACCAATACTTGACCTTGCCTTCTTCCACAAGCTCGTTGATGATCTTTTTTGCTTCACGCATCTTGAGCTCAGGCACGGCCTTGCAAAGGTCGTTGAAGTAAAGCTTGGTTTTTTTCTGAGTTTTCATGTACTCAAGAATTTTTGCCTTGGCCTCTTCACTCATGGTCCTCTCCTTTGTGATAGAAAAACAGCAACATCGGAAGCCTTTGCGCTCCCGCCGATCCATTCGCTACTGGTAAATGAGAAAGTGAATCTATTCACTCGCAGCCCACACCTCTATAAACTTGGGTTTCAAGCTTTGTCAACAAAAAACCCGGCCGATGACGGCGCGTGGCAAAGCGCCGATCCTTTGGGGT
Above is a genomic segment from Desulfosoma sp. containing:
- a CDS encoding cobyrinate a,c-diamide synthase, with the protein product MLHNTPRLLIAALRGGAGKTLVSTGLAAALTRGKGLRVVPFKKGPDYIDAGWLSCAASSPCYNLDPYLMTPKKILQSLVHRARGADVALIEGNRGLYDGVDARGTCSSAELAKLLKAPVVLVLDVTKVTRTAAAMVLGCQRLDTQVNVAGVVLNRVAGSRHERVVAESIRRDCGVPVLGVLPKDVGIMFPERHMGLLPVQEHLCLQDTLERLSECMLRYVDVDGILDVARTAEPLGQPAEALPQGLSRGFFEPVRIGVIQDRVFQFYYPDNLEALQVAGAQLVFMDSTTTPVLPDVDALYIGGGFPETHLSLLVANVTFRKSVQEAVENGLPVYAECGGLMYLSQGIQTAQGLYPMVGIFPFSVLMGTKPQGHGYTVLESIRETPFFPEGIELKGHEFHYSRVVDVHGLVECAFRVKKGFGVLEGRDGVCYKNVLATYSHLHALGCEAWAQGMVQAARRYRASREGGVMQDCLARSLIGQSPV
- a CDS encoding ferredoxin; its protein translation is MFKVTVDKSKCTGDGECVDVCPVDVYELVDGKAEPVNEDECLGCESCVEVCESDAITVEEV
- the dsrA gene encoding dissimilatory-type sulfite reductase subunit alpha, which encodes MALKHATPMLDELEKGPWPSFVTDIKRVAARKPMCEDLLGLLEMSYEHKEGHWKHGGIVGVFGYGGGVIGRYCDRPDLFPNVAHFHTMRVNQPASKFYTSEVLRKLCDIWEEHGSGLTNMHGSTGDVILLGTTTDQLEPIFYRLTHELGMDLGGSGSNMRTPEGCVGKARCEWSCLDTQDIIYDITMRYQDELHRPMFPYKFKFKASGCPNDCVAAIARADCSIIGTWRDKIRIDQEAVRAYVGGELVPNGGSHGFEKRKLDIQKEVIDLCPTRCMEWDGKNLKIWDEDCTRCMHCINVMPRALRPGTDVGATILCGAKAPILEGAQLSSVIIPFMKMEPPYEEFHSFVEKMWDWWMENGKNRERLGELIQRLGLREFLKAVEVEPDPRMINTPRFNPYIFYDPADVPGGWERDGKAYRERHHA
- a CDS encoding TusE/DsrC/DsvC family sulfur relay protein codes for the protein MAQVEYKGKVFNLDEDGFIDSFDNWCPEWVEYVKESEGIQELTEEHWKIIHVLQDYYRKHGIAPMVRILTKVTGYKLKYIYELFPSGPGKGACKMAGLPKPTGCV
- a CDS encoding dissimilatory sulfite reductase D family protein; the protein is MSEEAKAKILEYMKTQKKTKLYFNDLCKAVPELKMREAKKIINELVEEGKVKYWSSGSTTLYMLPGVDDVAAEEEKMK
- the dsrB gene encoding dissimilatory-type sulfite reductase subunit beta, translated to MPFDPSDIMKDRLTDIGPPKYDKFFPPFIKENYGKWKYHEILEPGVLVHVSETGAEVYTVRVGAARLLSVDLIREVCDIADKHCGGYVRWTTRNNIEFMVDDKAKLKPLIDDLKSRGNWFPIGGTGASVTNVVHTQGWVHCHTPAIDASGIVKAVMDELFEYFGSHKLPAQVRISLACCLNMCGAVHCSDIAILGVHRKPPIIEHERVQNVCEIPLVIAACPTAAIKPKKVGDYKSVEINENRCMFCGNCYTMCPALPLADGEGDGIALWVGGKVSNSRVPPKFSKLAVPYIPNEPPRWPTTVQTIKKMLETYASDARRYERVGEWIERIGWERFFEKTGIEFRHEHIDDYRLAMMTWRTTTQFKF